A window of Ignavibacterium sp. contains these coding sequences:
- the fliQ gene encoding flagellar biosynthesis protein FliQ, translating into MTEEVVVEILKEAFFTSFYILLPILGVALIIGIIVSIFQAATSIQEMTLTFIPKILVTALAIILLLPWMMDRMIAITIKFFTMFNTFIR; encoded by the coding sequence ATGACAGAAGAAGTTGTAGTCGAAATACTTAAAGAAGCATTCTTTACTTCATTTTATATTTTACTTCCGATACTAGGAGTTGCACTGATTATTGGAATCATTGTTTCAATTTTTCAGGCAGCAACATCAATACAGGAAATGACACTTACATTTATTCCGAAGATTCTTGTTACTGCACTTGCAATAATTCTACTGCTTCCCTGGATGATGGACAGGATGATAGCTATTACAATCAAATTCTTCACGATGTTTAACACATTCATCAGATAA
- a CDS encoding HDOD domain-containing protein: MNNFTDNIDAKREWSKKMLAGIRNLPPVPFIMVEISKLLDNPRTGAADLGKIISKDQAMVAKILSVANSPLYGLPRRVSTIEFAIVILGFDQIKNIVIAFSMMEAFRTKEDRRWNRRAYWVHSLMVASAAKRIADDLGIRKSGEAFTAGLLHDLGISVIQKYFNDDFQKINNLVEQQQIRFINAEEKILGISHQEIGKYLIEKWNLPSALGEAILYHHQPSLAEEEKKLAAVVHLADYMTQRFQIGDFNWDESIDLDLGVIEILQLGDESYLESLIESYHELFKVNLESLNL; encoded by the coding sequence ATGAATAATTTCACTGATAATATTGATGCAAAAAGAGAGTGGAGCAAAAAGATGCTCGCAGGAATCAGGAATCTTCCTCCTGTTCCTTTCATAATGGTTGAGATTTCTAAATTGCTTGATAACCCGCGAACAGGTGCTGCCGATCTCGGAAAAATTATCAGTAAAGATCAGGCAATGGTTGCAAAAATTTTAAGTGTTGCCAACTCACCTTTATATGGACTTCCTCGTCGTGTTTCCACAATTGAATTTGCAATAGTAATACTCGGCTTTGATCAGATAAAAAATATTGTTATTGCATTTTCGATGATGGAAGCATTCCGCACAAAAGAAGACAGAAGATGGAACCGAAGAGCTTACTGGGTTCATTCACTTATGGTTGCAAGTGCAGCAAAAAGAATTGCAGATGATCTCGGTATAAGAAAATCTGGTGAAGCTTTTACTGCAGGATTGTTGCACGATCTCGGAATTTCTGTTATCCAGAAATATTTCAATGATGATTTTCAGAAAATTAATAATCTCGTTGAGCAACAGCAGATCAGATTTATAAATGCCGAAGAAAAGATTCTTGGAATATCTCACCAGGAAATTGGAAAATATCTTATTGAAAAATGGAATCTTCCTTCAGCACTTGGCGAAGCAATTCTTTATCATCATCAACCCTCTCTTGCAGAAGAAGAAAAAAAGCTCGCAGCAGTTGTTCACCTTGCAGATTATATGACACAGAGATTTCAAATCGGTGACTTCAACTGGGATGAAAGTATTGATCTCGATTTAGGAGTGATTGAAATCCTTCAACTTGGAGATGAAAGTTATCTTGAAAGTTTAATCGAGAGTTATCACGAATTATTCAAAGTAAATTTAGAATCACTTAATCTATAA
- the fliP gene encoding flagellar type III secretion system pore protein FliP (The bacterial flagellar biogenesis protein FliP forms a type III secretion system (T3SS)-type pore required for flagellar assembly.), which yields MRTKLILIAFVSVFLISASASAQQTQSLSFPIPKINVDVGTSQNGKDVAVTLQILLLMTILALAPSIIIMTTSYLRIIIVFHFLKSALGTQQMPPGQLLAGVALFITFFVMAPTWNKVNQDALKPLLDEKIGVEEAYNKGIEPIREFMFKHVRDEDIELFVSMANMSRPNNRNELPTYIVVPAFVLSELRTGFIIGFFLFIPFIMVDLIISSILMSMGMMMLPPMLISLPFKILLFILVDGWNLIVGSVVRSFAQ from the coding sequence ATGAGAACGAAATTAATCCTGATTGCGTTTGTTTCGGTGTTTCTAATTTCTGCTTCTGCATCAGCACAGCAAACTCAAAGTTTAAGCTTTCCGATTCCAAAGATTAATGTTGATGTTGGAACATCGCAGAATGGAAAAGATGTGGCTGTTACTTTACAGATTCTTCTTCTGATGACAATACTTGCTCTGGCTCCTTCAATCATTATAATGACAACATCATATCTAAGAATAATTATTGTTTTCCATTTTCTAAAAAGTGCTTTGGGAACTCAACAAATGCCACCAGGACAATTGCTTGCCGGTGTTGCATTGTTCATAACATTTTTTGTAATGGCTCCAACCTGGAATAAAGTCAATCAGGATGCACTCAAACCTTTGCTCGATGAAAAAATCGGTGTAGAAGAAGCTTATAATAAAGGAATTGAACCAATCAGAGAATTTATGTTCAAGCATGTAAGAGACGAAGACATTGAACTTTTTGTATCAATGGCAAATATGAGCAGACCAAACAACAGGAATGAATTGCCAACATACATTGTTGTTCCTGCTTTTGTCTTAAGTGAATTAAGAACCGGATTTATAATCGGATTTTTTCTTTTCATTCCATTCATAATGGTTGATTTAATTATTTCATCTATCCTTATGTCAATGGGAATGATGATGCTTCCACCAATGTTAATATCTCTTCCATTCAAAATTTTATTATTCATACTTGTCGATGGTTGGAATTTAATCGTCGGCTCTGTAGTAAGGAGTTTTGCACAATGA
- the flhB gene encoding flagellar biosynthesis protein FlhB, producing MAELEGQEKTEQPSGKKLEDARRKGMVAKSIEVNSLLIVVTGLITIFLLQSYIGQRVSNFTINIFNSLDTLPKKVSLLPNMAFDWYMFFFSVLAPIMTAIVIVSLASNIAQVGFKLSTEALAPKFSKLNPASGIKKIFSSKSVVEVFKTLLKFFVIAFFTYLILSDLIVASAYLDNLNPSELIIFMLDNAFSLLWKIALLYAVIAAIDFVYQKYKFKKDMMMTKQEVKEEMKQLEGDPTVKGRIRKMQMQAAQQRMMANLPTADVVITNPTHYAVALKYDMTKDSAPEVIAKGVDLLAQRIKKVAAEHNIPLHEDRELARALYKMCDVGDKIPPSLFKAVAQVLAYVYNLKKNKKY from the coding sequence ATGGCAGAGCTTGAAGGACAAGAAAAAACTGAGCAACCGTCGGGGAAAAAACTCGAAGATGCAAGAAGAAAAGGAATGGTTGCTAAAAGTATTGAGGTAAATTCACTTTTAATTGTTGTTACCGGTTTGATTACAATTTTTTTATTACAATCATACATTGGTCAGAGAGTGAGCAACTTTACAATAAATATTTTTAATTCACTTGACACATTACCAAAAAAAGTTTCGCTGCTTCCAAATATGGCTTTTGATTGGTATATGTTTTTCTTTTCTGTGTTAGCACCAATTATGACAGCTATTGTAATTGTCTCTCTTGCATCGAATATTGCTCAAGTCGGCTTCAAACTTAGCACTGAAGCATTAGCTCCGAAATTTTCAAAATTGAATCCGGCAAGTGGAATTAAAAAAATATTTTCATCAAAGTCTGTAGTAGAAGTATTTAAAACTTTGTTGAAGTTTTTTGTAATTGCCTTCTTTACTTATCTGATTCTCAGCGATTTGATTGTAGCTTCAGCATATCTGGATAATCTTAATCCATCTGAATTGATAATCTTTATGCTTGATAATGCATTTTCACTTCTCTGGAAGATTGCACTCTTGTATGCTGTGATTGCTGCAATAGATTTCGTTTATCAAAAATATAAATTCAAAAAAGATATGATGATGACAAAACAGGAAGTGAAAGAAGAAATGAAGCAACTTGAAGGTGATCCGACGGTGAAAGGAAGAATCAGAAAGATGCAGATGCAGGCAGCACAACAAAGAATGATGGCTAATTTGCCAACTGCTGATGTTGTTATAACTAACCCGACTCACTACGCAGTTGCATTGAAATACGATATGACAAAAGACTCAGCGCCTGAAGTAATAGCAAAAGGTGTTGATTTACTTGCTCAGAGAATTAAAAAAGTTGCAGCAGAACATAATATTCCGCTGCACGAAGACAGAGAGCTTGCAAGAGCTTTATACAAAATGTGCGATGTTGGAGATAAAATTCCACCATCACTTTTCAAAGCTGTAGCACAAGTGTTGGCTTATGTTTACAATCTTAAAAAGAATAAAAAGTATTGA
- the flhF gene encoding flagellar biosynthesis protein FlhF, giving the protein MQVKKFTAQSLSEATRQMKDELGYEAVILSTRVVNDRKNPTVKLYEITAGIDELPTEKNKNHTSDAHKTFLEELAKISDTVYRKNSARIKEAYGKAVEEKVKESKETIEKKLKSVFHKLADKEVQKSVIVSVMDQMKRYKNFLQPDNVENYVKTCLSSLILTRNFDVTPKKNKVVALVGPTGVGKTTTIAKLALIAKIIHKLDVGLISIDTFRLGAIDQLQSFADVSHIDLLVAYKPEEMPTLLKKFAKKDIVFIDTVGRSQNKSEQLKLNQDFLSTIKVDETLLVLNSSASYRTLVDVATKFKSFNYSGFIFSKVDEAPVHGNIINLITKTGIPVSFVTNGQVIPDDILAADPENIASLILNSSL; this is encoded by the coding sequence ATGCAGGTTAAAAAATTTACAGCACAATCTCTAAGCGAAGCTACCAGACAAATGAAAGACGAACTTGGCTATGAGGCAGTTATCCTCAGTACAAGAGTTGTTAACGATCGGAAAAATCCGACAGTAAAACTTTATGAAATAACAGCCGGAATAGATGAGCTTCCAACTGAAAAAAATAAAAACCATACAAGCGATGCACACAAAACTTTTCTTGAAGAGCTGGCAAAAATTTCTGACACAGTTTATAGAAAAAATTCAGCAAGAATAAAAGAAGCTTATGGAAAAGCAGTTGAAGAAAAAGTCAAAGAATCAAAGGAAACAATTGAGAAAAAACTTAAATCAGTATTTCACAAATTAGCTGATAAAGAAGTTCAGAAATCTGTTATCGTTTCAGTGATGGATCAAATGAAACGATATAAAAATTTTCTTCAACCGGATAATGTTGAAAATTATGTAAAGACTTGTCTCAGCTCTTTGATACTCACAAGAAATTTTGATGTAACACCTAAAAAGAACAAAGTTGTCGCTTTAGTTGGTCCAACAGGAGTTGGGAAAACAACAACAATTGCAAAGCTCGCACTCATTGCCAAAATAATTCACAAACTTGATGTTGGTCTGATATCTATTGATACATTTCGACTTGGAGCTATCGATCAGTTGCAAAGTTTTGCAGATGTAAGTCACATTGATTTACTTGTCGCTTATAAGCCGGAAGAAATGCCCACATTGCTAAAGAAGTTTGCGAAGAAAGATATTGTTTTCATTGATACAGTTGGAAGAAGTCAGAATAAATCAGAACAATTAAAACTCAACCAGGATTTTCTTTCAACAATTAAAGTTGATGAAACCTTGCTTGTTTTAAATTCATCTGCTTCATACAGAACACTAGTTGATGTTGCAACAAAATTCAAATCATTTAACTATAGCGGATTCATATTCAGCAAAGTAGATGAAGCTCCTGTTCACGGAAATATTATTAATCTCATAACTAAAACAGGAATTCCGGTTTCTTTTGTTACAAATGGGCAGGTTATTCCTGATGATATTCTTGCAGCCGATCCTGAAAACATTGCAAGTCTTATTTTAAATAGCAGTTTATGA
- a CDS encoding AAA family ATPase, whose product MITGQLKRIIELQSSESNQSKDKKNICAVVSGKGGTGKTIFSILLSDILANQENKILLIDLDINLANIHFLLNETPSKSLNSYFNHNEELQKLITEYSENLHIIYGLNSYSIKDIPFKSSLERLIRDIDSISGNYDLVILDLGAGLSELTLNALRISGIKIIVSYPEATSIMDAYAVIKMYENFDSPSEFQLVLNRCIDKNDGAEGFNKLSKAVKSFLKSSVKLLATICESKEIRHSVAGQTLLEDANSDNQFISEFMVAAEKIDKYIHLTNINQPSKSASTNTSKNNSKSSIIL is encoded by the coding sequence ATGATAACCGGACAGCTAAAAAGAATTATTGAACTGCAGTCATCTGAATCAAATCAGAGCAAAGATAAAAAGAATATCTGCGCTGTTGTTTCGGGTAAAGGTGGAACGGGAAAAACTATTTTCTCAATTTTGCTTTCTGATATTCTGGCAAACCAAGAAAATAAAATTCTTCTTATTGATCTTGATATTAATCTCGCTAATATTCACTTCTTATTGAATGAAACTCCATCAAAGTCATTGAATAGCTATTTCAATCATAATGAAGAATTACAAAAGTTAATTACTGAGTACTCGGAAAATCTTCACATCATTTATGGGTTGAATTCATACTCAATTAAAGATATTCCATTTAAATCTTCTTTGGAGCGACTAATCAGAGATATTGATTCAATAAGTGGTAATTATGATTTAGTAATTTTAGATCTTGGAGCCGGATTAAGTGAATTAACTTTAAATGCACTTAGAATTTCGGGAATTAAGATAATTGTTTCTTATCCTGAAGCTACTTCCATAATGGACGCTTATGCTGTTATTAAAATGTATGAGAATTTTGATAGTCCTTCAGAATTCCAGTTGGTTCTAAATCGTTGTATTGATAAAAATGATGGAGCTGAAGGATTTAATAAATTATCTAAAGCTGTAAAAAGCTTTTTGAAAAGTTCAGTAAAACTTCTTGCAACAATTTGTGAAAGTAAAGAAATACGACATTCAGTTGCCGGGCAAACTCTTCTGGAAGACGCAAATTCTGATAATCAATTTATATCAGAATTTATGGTGGCTGCTGAGAAAATTGATAAATATATTCATCTGACTAATATTAACCAGCCATCAAAAAGTGCTTCTACTAATACCTCAAAAAACAATTCAAAAAGCTCAATAATCCTTTAG
- the fliN gene encoding flagellar motor switch protein FliN yields the protein MADELNKQTENQKVKAGATKTAAAAEFPQFEESQFQGFEAGEKINFIKDLQLNVYIELGRTQMQIKDILELERGYVIELDKLASEPVDIYVNNKKIAEGEVVVIDKHFGIRIVNLTDDAAQFKGIS from the coding sequence ATGGCTGATGAATTAAATAAACAAACAGAAAACCAAAAAGTTAAAGCTGGTGCAACCAAAACTGCTGCAGCTGCTGAATTTCCTCAGTTTGAAGAATCACAATTTCAGGGCTTTGAAGCCGGTGAGAAAATTAATTTTATAAAAGACCTTCAGCTGAATGTCTACATTGAACTTGGCAGAACTCAGATGCAGATTAAAGACATACTCGAGTTGGAGCGAGGTTATGTAATTGAGCTTGATAAACTTGCAAGTGAGCCGGTTGATATTTATGTGAATAACAAAAAAATAGCTGAAGGCGAAGTTGTTGTAATTGATAAACACTTCGGAATAAGAATAGTAAACCTTACTGACGATGCTGCACAATTCAAAGGAATTTCATAA
- the fliR gene encoding flagellar biosynthetic protein FliR, translating into MFSVREFIILFLIFLRISSAFVSAPFFGNKIIPVVTKLFISMIISYIIFLSTDHSAIKDVPTGWLLLVYSFKEVITGLIIGFALQFVFFGVSYAGTLIGFEIGLNIAEVFNPSEEINSNIIGELLYFSAILIFLLINGHHYLIRALQQSFNIIGIGMFSFPEPLYQTMIKLAGGVFVIAVKIATPIIVSFFLINIAEGIISRMIPNMQVFFVTQPLKVGLGLLMLGLISPVFIYMIKNLLRDYENQLYVLITSMS; encoded by the coding sequence ATGTTCAGCGTAAGAGAATTTATAATATTGTTTTTAATTTTTCTGAGAATCTCTTCTGCTTTTGTTTCAGCGCCATTCTTTGGTAACAAAATCATTCCAGTTGTTACAAAATTATTTATCTCTATGATTATCAGTTACATTATTTTTCTTTCAACTGATCATTCTGCAATCAAAGATGTTCCAACCGGTTGGCTTTTGTTAGTTTATTCATTTAAAGAAGTAATCACAGGATTGATAATTGGTTTTGCGCTTCAATTTGTTTTCTTTGGTGTAAGTTACGCCGGAACTCTAATTGGCTTTGAAATCGGATTGAACATTGCCGAAGTATTTAACCCCTCAGAAGAAATTAACTCAAATATAATAGGTGAGTTGCTTTACTTTAGCGCAATATTAATTTTCTTGCTAATCAACGGACATCACTATCTGATAAGAGCTTTACAGCAGTCATTCAACATCATTGGAATTGGAATGTTCTCATTTCCTGAACCACTTTATCAGACTATGATAAAGCTTGCTGGAGGTGTTTTTGTAATTGCTGTTAAAATTGCAACACCAATTATTGTCTCATTCTTCCTGATAAATATCGCCGAAGGAATTATCTCACGAATGATTCCTAATATGCAGGTTTTCTTTGTTACTCAACCATTGAAAGTTGGACTTGGCTTGTTGATGCTTGGTTTAATATCTCCCGTATTTATCTATATGATAAAAAATTTACTGCGCGATTATGAAAATCAGCTTTATGTATTAATCACTTCGATGAGTTAA
- the fliO gene encoding flagellar biosynthetic protein FliO has product MSFFEILKLVFPLFLIVVMLYGVLLFVKKYQFKGSKLSSENLRIITTLMLMPKKYLSVVKVNDKVLILGLSEQSITLLKEMNIEELNLADDSNFQNNPNFLEVFKKMIRQ; this is encoded by the coding sequence ATGTCCTTTTTTGAAATTCTTAAACTTGTCTTTCCGTTATTTCTGATAGTTGTGATGCTCTATGGTGTTTTATTGTTTGTAAAAAAATATCAGTTCAAGGGAAGTAAACTCAGTTCAGAAAATCTCAGAATAATCACAACACTCATGCTTATGCCAAAAAAATATTTATCAGTTGTAAAAGTAAATGACAAAGTTTTGATTCTTGGCTTAAGTGAACAGAGTATAACACTCCTTAAAGAAATGAACATCGAAGAATTGAATCTGGCAGATGACTCAAACTTTCAGAATAATCCAAACTTTTTAGAAGTATTTAAGAAGATGATAAGACAATGA
- a CDS encoding HDOD domain-containing protein: MIMTDLSLQQKRERTTKIISNILNLNVIPKVVFELMKILDNPNTTANELNKIISKDQALVTKILSVANSPLYGLQRKVATIDFAILVLGFKELKSIISVISISDALKNKTDKYLNQKEFMLHSYMVGAASKKIAKDMGFQNSGEAFIAGFLHDIGISIVHRYLHSNFAMIFDLMETQKMTFRDAEIEVNGMTHEEIGSFLLEKWNFPAEICDAVLNHHNPGKAQISPAMASIVSVSDYMTQSLKVGELKIDKDNHLDDYTLSKFNFEKELDAEKFAAKYKDLFWEQLEFVRFLN; the protein is encoded by the coding sequence ATGATAATGACTGATTTATCCTTGCAGCAAAAACGCGAAAGAACAACAAAGATTATTTCCAACATTCTTAATCTGAATGTGATTCCCAAAGTTGTTTTTGAGTTGATGAAAATACTTGATAATCCAAATACAACAGCAAACGAGTTGAACAAGATTATCAGCAAAGACCAGGCACTTGTTACAAAAATTCTTTCTGTTGCTAACTCGCCTTTGTATGGTTTGCAAAGAAAAGTTGCAACTATTGATTTTGCTATTCTTGTTCTTGGATTCAAAGAGCTGAAAAGTATTATATCAGTTATCTCTATTTCTGATGCTCTTAAAAATAAAACAGATAAATATCTGAATCAGAAAGAATTTATGCTTCACTCATATATGGTTGGAGCTGCAAGTAAAAAGATTGCAAAGGATATGGGATTCCAAAATTCTGGTGAAGCATTCATCGCCGGCTTTTTGCACGATATCGGAATTTCGATAGTTCATCGTTACCTGCATTCAAACTTTGCAATGATATTTGATTTGATGGAAACTCAGAAAATGACTTTCAGAGATGCTGAAATTGAAGTTAATGGAATGACTCACGAAGAAATCGGAAGTTTTCTTTTAGAGAAATGGAATTTTCCAGCTGAAATTTGTGATGCTGTTTTGAATCATCATAATCCTGGCAAAGCACAAATCAGTCCGGCAATGGCTTCAATAGTTAGTGTTTCAGATTATATGACTCAATCACTTAAAGTCGGTGAACTGAAAATAGATAAAGACAATCATCTTGATGATTATACTTTAAGCAAATTCAATTTCGAAAAAGAACTTGATGCTGAAAAATTTGCAGCCAAGTACAAAGATCTCTTCTGGGAGCAGTTAGAATTTGTAAGGTTTTTAAATTGA
- the flhA gene encoding flagellar biosynthesis protein FlhA encodes MMKLFGKNSDLMLAFGLILILGLMIIPLPAALLDFFLALSITLSVLVLVVSLFINSPLDISVFPGLLLVSTLFRLALNISSTRLILIDGYAGKVIETFGSFVVRGDYVVGFIVFIILVIIQFIVIVKGSGRISEVAARFTLDAMPGKQMAIDADLNTGLITEDQARERREKISREAEFYGAMDGASKFVKGDAIAGLIINFINIIGGFIIGIGQRGLTITDALQQYTILTIGDGLVSQVPALLISTAAGFVVTRSASGISLDSQFKTQLFSNYRVLAIVASTIFLFAFLPGMPTIPFLILGVSLAVSSYMKKKTALTVEESVTDEKVTSPIPEETVEQYLQVDPIEIEIGYGLISLVDENQGGNLFQKISATRKFIALEYGVLIPPVRVRDNLQLNPNQYIIKIKGNIVSSDEIFPDRYLAMNPGGISEQLQGIPTKDPAFGLDSYWITREEKDRAEMLGYTVVDAISVLSTNLQETLKKNFEKILTRQAVKQLLDALKKDYPAVVDEIQPDTLPLGTIQKVLQNLLKEYIPIKDMVQIIESLIDYSKVTKNIDVLTEYVRHSLGNTIANLYKDSNGVIHAAAIGEGLEQYITRSLQNQKEATQTLGLTPQMLGELKVALENLYEKFNSLGYQPILITSATIRPYFYRLINSSFPDFVVLSYTELPSNVEIEFIDNLEINNAG; translated from the coding sequence ATGATGAAACTGTTCGGAAAAAATTCTGATTTAATGCTCGCATTTGGGTTAATCCTTATTCTTGGATTAATGATTATTCCTTTGCCTGCAGCTTTACTGGACTTTTTCCTGGCATTAAGCATCACTCTTTCAGTATTGGTACTTGTTGTTTCATTATTCATTAACTCGCCGCTTGACATTTCAGTGTTTCCTGGTCTGTTACTCGTTTCAACATTGTTCAGACTTGCATTAAATATCAGCTCAACAAGATTAATTCTTATTGATGGATATGCAGGAAAAGTAATTGAGACATTCGGTTCGTTCGTTGTTCGTGGTGATTATGTAGTCGGGTTCATTGTGTTCATTATACTTGTGATAATTCAATTCATAGTAATTGTAAAAGGTTCAGGAAGAATTTCTGAAGTAGCTGCCAGATTTACTCTTGATGCAATGCCAGGTAAACAAATGGCAATTGATGCAGATTTGAATACCGGTCTAATCACCGAAGATCAGGCAAGAGAAAGAAGAGAAAAAATTTCCCGTGAAGCAGAATTTTATGGTGCAATGGATGGTGCCAGCAAGTTTGTTAAAGGTGATGCAATTGCCGGATTGATTATCAATTTCATTAACATAATTGGTGGTTTTATTATCGGTATTGGTCAGCGAGGATTAACAATTACTGATGCGCTGCAACAATACACAATTTTAACAATTGGTGATGGTCTCGTCTCGCAAGTACCGGCATTGCTTATTTCAACTGCTGCCGGATTTGTCGTAACAAGAAGTGCCTCAGGAATTTCTCTCGATTCACAATTTAAAACTCAGTTATTTTCAAATTACAGAGTACTCGCAATTGTAGCTTCAACAATTTTTCTCTTTGCTTTTTTACCGGGAATGCCAACTATTCCGTTTCTAATTCTCGGAGTTTCACTTGCAGTAAGTTCTTATATGAAGAAGAAGACAGCATTAACAGTTGAAGAATCAGTTACAGATGAGAAAGTTACTTCGCCAATTCCTGAAGAAACAGTTGAACAATATCTGCAGGTTGATCCGATTGAAATTGAAATTGGTTATGGGTTGATTTCACTTGTTGATGAAAATCAGGGTGGAAATCTTTTTCAGAAAATTTCTGCTACAAGAAAATTTATTGCTCTTGAATATGGTGTTCTGATTCCTCCTGTAAGAGTTCGTGACAACTTGCAGTTAAATCCAAACCAGTATATCATAAAAATTAAAGGCAACATTGTTTCATCAGATGAAATTTTTCCTGACAGATACCTTGCAATGAATCCTGGTGGAATTTCTGAACAGCTTCAGGGAATTCCAACAAAGGATCCTGCATTTGGTTTGGATAGTTACTGGATTACAAGAGAAGAAAAAGATCGCGCTGAAATGCTTGGTTATACCGTTGTTGATGCAATCTCTGTTCTTTCAACTAATCTGCAGGAAACATTAAAAAAGAATTTCGAAAAGATTTTAACTCGGCAGGCGGTTAAACAATTACTTGATGCACTTAAAAAAGATTATCCTGCAGTTGTTGATGAAATACAACCCGACACATTACCTCTCGGAACAATTCAAAAAGTTTTGCAGAATCTTCTTAAAGAATACATTCCGATTAAAGATATGGTTCAGATAATTGAATCACTGATTGACTATTCAAAGGTTACAAAAAATATTGATGTGCTTACTGAATATGTAAGGCATTCACTCGGAAATACGATTGCAAATCTTTATAAAGATTCAAATGGTGTCATTCACGCAGCAGCAATAGGCGAAGGACTTGAACAGTACATCACTCGCTCACTCCAAAATCAGAAAGAAGCAACTCAAACATTGGGACTTACACCTCAGATGCTTGGTGAATTAAAAGTTGCACTTGAAAATCTTTATGAGAAATTTAATTCACTTGGCTATCAGCCGATATTAATTACTTCTGCAACAATTCGTCCTTATTTCTATCGTTTGATAAATTCATCTTTCCCTGATTTTGTAGTTTTATCCTACACAGAACTTCCATCAAATGTTGAAATAGAATTTATAGATAATCTGGAGATAAACAATGCAGGTTAA
- a CDS encoding sigma-70 family RNA polymerase sigma factor, with amino-acid sequence MNNSELWREYKLAPTPALKKEIIMKYLNLVHYVIRKTPLSKNQVLDERDFFQYGIEGLSEAVDRFDPDYGTKFETYAIQRIRGKIIDELRKLQSKFKTEEGDQTVDNYYTNLSINNQIDDEDGYTLAEVIPNEQLSQSEEVEKNEMKEILLKALKGLNERDRLIISLYYYENLNYQEIAKLMNITISRVSQIHSRILKNLKSKLLVYNE; translated from the coding sequence ATGAATAATTCTGAATTATGGAGAGAGTATAAGCTGGCTCCAACACCGGCACTCAAAAAAGAAATCATAATGAAATATTTAAACCTTGTTCATTATGTCATTCGTAAAACTCCTCTTTCAAAAAATCAGGTTCTTGATGAGCGCGACTTTTTCCAGTATGGAATCGAAGGACTAAGCGAGGCAGTTGACAGATTTGATCCTGACTATGGAACAAAATTCGAGACTTATGCAATTCAAAGAATTCGTGGAAAAATTATTGATGAGCTTAGAAAGCTTCAAAGCAAATTTAAAACTGAAGAAGGTGATCAGACAGTAGATAATTATTATACAAATCTTTCAATCAACAATCAGATTGATGATGAAGATGGTTATACTCTTGCAGAGGTAATTCCAAATGAACAATTATCTCAATCTGAAGAAGTTGAAAAAAATGAAATGAAAGAAATTCTTCTCAAAGCATTGAAAGGTTTGAATGAAAGAGACCGACTAATTATTTCTCTTTACTACTATGAAAATCTGAATTACCAGGAAATTGCAAAACTTATGAACATTACAATTTCAAGAGTATCACAAATTCATTCGAGAATACTTAAAAATCTGAAATCAAAACTTTTAGTGTATAATGAATAA